Proteins found in one Epinephelus fuscoguttatus linkage group LG4, E.fuscoguttatus.final_Chr_v1 genomic segment:
- the fgd4a gene encoding FYVE, RhoGEF and PH domain-containing protein 4a isoform X3: MEGFSRVAFRRKQLSLDSEEREHTEKKDKAGCFQSKTTDEACVAVKIEHSRALGSSPASKRSNSPSVQECLSRAGGGTSDRSRGGVNGRSFGSRPRLQSKPQVPPKPPHLQSPVTELTSPLGRFQKPPLKQGMEEGEGGGGGGGRAGGRGAMNREKVREKHSKVSDLISRFEENSSSTETKRDGSPLKQISKSSNCSPAHRAYQRQTETSGTQENHSSTPTSPQDAHKPAANGVVAQMEQDKDKDKDKDKDKEDKQERSNESVRIETAGLVNGDMGCESTEQSDDQSPPHTDRTETESHTENEDSGTKIESEHGNEEGSTDQKETNEQKLFKIANELLHTERAYVARLNLLDQVFCTKLMEEANKGTFPVDVVKNIFSNIASIHTFHSQFLLPSLEKRMGEWTSTPRLGDILQKLTPFLKMYAEYVKNFDKAMELLKQWTDRSPQFKAIIQEIQSQEVCGCLTLQHHMLEPVQRVPRYEMLLKDYLKKLPQDDPDRRDSEKSLEIIATAATHSNSAIRKSENLKKLMEIYEMLGEEEDIVNPSNELIKEGHILKLAARNTSAMERYLFLFNNMLLYCVPKFSLGGAKYTVRTRIGIDSMKVLETTNEDYPHTFQVSGKERMLELQASSEQDKAGWIKAFQETIEIYQQKNESFKNALKEMEQVSNAELGKRAPRWIRDNEVTMCMKCKEPFNALTRRRHHCRACGYVVCYKCSENKVALEYDGNKLNKVCRDCFSILTGERVAEGKKKGILEIEAAQFSGSSIMCGFLQYCEKNKPWQKVWCVIPEKECLVLYLYGAPQDVKAQSTIPLLGYCVDDSARPTDPPASFRLSQSKSIHNFAAETEELKQRWLKVIRVAVLGEMPECPQTNDGNANMMDNNNTQEAGNDSS; encoded by the exons CTCTAGGCAGTAGCCCGGCGAGCAAACGCAGCAACTCACCTAGCGTGCAGGAGTGTCTGAGTCGGGCGGGCGGCGGGACATCTGACAGGAGCAGGGGAGGGGTCAATGGAAGAAGCTTTGGCAGCAGGCCGCGGCTGCAGTCTAAACCACAAG TGCCTCCAAAGCCACCGCACCTCCAGAGCCCGGTGACGGAGCTCACGTCCCCACTGGGCCGCTTCCAGAAACCACCACTAAAGCAGGGcatggaggagggagaaggaggaggaggaggaggtgggagagCAGGGGGAAGAGGGGCTATGAACCGGGAGAAAGTCAGGGAGAAACACTCCAAAGTCTCAGACCTCATCAGCCGCTTTGAGGAGAACAG cagcagcacagagaccaAGAGAGACGGCTCGCCGCTCAAACAGATCAGCAAGTCGTCCAACTGCAGCCCAGCTCACCGCGCCTaccagaggcagacagagaccAGCGGGACTCAGGAGAACCACTCCTCCACGCCAACGTCGCCGCAGGATGCCCACAAACCGGCGGCCAACGGGGTGGTAGCTCAGATGgagcaggacaaggacaaggaCAAGGACAAGGACAAGGACAAGGAGGACAAACAGGAGAGGAGCAATGAAAGTGTGAGGATAGAGACTGCCGGGCTGGTGAACGGAGATATGGGGTGCGAGAGCACAGAACAGAGTGATGATCAGTcacctccacacacagacaggactgAGACAGAAAGCCACACTGAGAACGAGGACAGTGGGACTAAAATAGAAAGTGAGCATGGGAATGAAGAAGGGAGCACCGACCAGAAG GAGACAAATGAACAGAAGCTGTTTAAGATCGCCAACGAGCTCTTGCACACGGAGAGGGCCTACGTTGCACGACTTAACCTGCTGGACCAG GTATTCTGTACTAAGCTAATGGAGGAGGCAAATAAAGGAACGTTCCCTGTGGACGTGGTGAAGAACATCTTCTCCAACATCGCCTCCATCCACACCTTTCACAGCCAGTTTCTGCTTCCGAGCCTGGAGAAACGCATGGGAGAATG GACGTCCACACCTCGCCTCGGAGACATTCTGCAGAAACTCACACCCTTCCTCAAGATGTACGCAGAGTACGTGAAGAATTTCGACAAGGCCATGGAGCTGCTGAAACAGTGGACCGATCGTTCGCCACAATTCAAGGCCATCATTCAGGAGATTCAG AGTCAAGAGGTCTGCGGCTGCCTGACGCTCCAGCATCACATGTTGGAGCCCGTGCAGAGAGTCCCTCGCTACGAGATGCTGCTTAAAGACTATTTGAAGAAGCTGCCTCAGGACGATCCTGACCGACGAGATTCAGAGA aatCATTAGAAATTATCGCCACAGCGGCTACTCACTCCAACAGTGCCATACGGAAATCT GAGAATCTAAAGAAGCTGATGGAGATTTACGAGATGCTGGGCGAGGAGGAGGACATTGTTAACCCCTCTAATGAGTTAATCAAAGAGGGACACATCCTGAAGCTGGCGGCCAGGAACACGTCGGCCATGGAGCGGTACCTCTTTCTG TTCAACAACATGCTGCTGTACTGCGTGCCCAAATTCAGTCTGGGAGGGGCAAAGTACACGGTGAGGACCCGGATCGGCATCGACAGCATGAAGGTCCTGGAAACCACCAACGAGGACTACCCTCATACCTTCCAGGTGTCAGGGAAGGAGAGGATGCTGGAGCTACAGGCCAG CTCGGAGCAGGACAAGGCAGGCTGGATTAAG GCTTTCCAGGAGACCATCGAGATCTACCAGCAGAAAAACGAGTCCTTCAAGAACGCACTGAAAGAAATGGAGCAAGTGTCG aATGCAGAGTTAGGGAAGCGTGCCCCTCGCTGGATCCGCGACAACGAAGTGACGATGTGTATGAAGTGTAAAGAGCCTTTCAACGCTCTGACGCGGCGGAGACACCACTGCAGAGCCTGCGGCTAT GTGGTGTGCTATAAATGTTCAGAAAACAAGGTGGCGCTCGAATACGACGGCAACAAGTTGAACAAAGTCTGCAGAGACTGCTTCTCCATCCTGACCGGAGAGAGGGTAGCTGAGGGCAAGAAGAAGGGCATCCTGGAG ATCGAGGCGGCTCAGTTCAGCGGCAGCAGCATCATGTGTGGCTTCCTGCAGTACTGTGAGAAGAACAAACCTTGGCAGAAGGTGTGGTGTGTCATCCCAGAGAAGGAGTGCCTGGTGCTGTATCTCTACGGAGCTCCGCAG GATGTGAAGGCCCAGTCGACTATCCCCCTCCTGGGCTACTGTGTGGATGACAGCGCCCGGCCCACAGACCCCCCTGCCAGCTTCCGCCTCTCTCAGTCCAAGTCCATCCACAATTTCGCTGCTGAAACTGAAGAGCTTAAGCAGCGCTGGCTCAAAGTCATTCGAGTGGCAGTGCTGGGAGAGATGCCAGAGTGCCCTCAGACCAACGACGGCAATGCCAACATGatggacaacaacaacacacaagaGGCGGGTAACGATAGCTCATAA
- the fgd4a gene encoding FYVE, RhoGEF and PH domain-containing protein 4a isoform X8 — protein MDWLVASYRRSRLRRSALDTGLRMKRRRKYWFWRRKGKNAKMCLLCCYEKKDKAGCFQSKTTDEACVAVKIEHSRALGSSPASKRSNSPSVQECLSRAGGGTSDRSRGGVNGRSFGSRPRLQSKPQVPPKPPHLQSPVTELTSPLGRFQKPPLKQGMEEGEGGGGGGGRAGGRGAMNREKVREKHSKVSDLISRFEENSSTETKRDGSPLKQISKSSNCSPAHRAYQRQTETSGTQENHSSTPTSPQDAHKPAANGVVAQMEQDKDKDKDKDKDKEDKQERSNESVRIETAGLVNGDMGCESTEQSDDQSPPHTDRTETESHTENEDSGTKIESEHGNEEGSTDQKETNEQKLFKIANELLHTERAYVARLNLLDQVFCTKLMEEANKGTFPVDVVKNIFSNIASIHTFHSQFLLPSLEKRMGEWTSTPRLGDILQKLTPFLKMYAEYVKNFDKAMELLKQWTDRSPQFKAIIQEIQSQEVCGCLTLQHHMLEPVQRVPRYEMLLKDYLKKLPQDDPDRRDSEKSLEIIATAATHSNSAIRKSENLKKLMEIYEMLGEEEDIVNPSNELIKEGHILKLAARNTSAMERYLFLFNNMLLYCVPKFSLGGAKYTVRTRIGIDSMKVLETTNEDYPHTFQVSGKERMLELQASSEQDKAGWIKAFQETIEIYQQKNESFKNALKEMEQVSNAELGKRAPRWIRDNEVTMCMKCKEPFNALTRRRHHCRACGYVVCYKCSENKVALEYDGNKLNKVCRDCFSILTGERVAEGKKKGILEIEAAQFSGSSIMCGFLQYCEKNKPWQKVWCVIPEKECLVLYLYGAPQDVKAQSTIPLLGYCVDDSARPTDPPASFRLSQSKSIHNFAAETEELKQRWLKVIRVAVLGEMPECPQTNDGNANMMDNNNTQEAGNDSS, from the exons CTCTAGGCAGTAGCCCGGCGAGCAAACGCAGCAACTCACCTAGCGTGCAGGAGTGTCTGAGTCGGGCGGGCGGCGGGACATCTGACAGGAGCAGGGGAGGGGTCAATGGAAGAAGCTTTGGCAGCAGGCCGCGGCTGCAGTCTAAACCACAAG TGCCTCCAAAGCCACCGCACCTCCAGAGCCCGGTGACGGAGCTCACGTCCCCACTGGGCCGCTTCCAGAAACCACCACTAAAGCAGGGcatggaggagggagaaggaggaggaggaggaggtgggagagCAGGGGGAAGAGGGGCTATGAACCGGGAGAAAGTCAGGGAGAAACACTCCAAAGTCTCAGACCTCATCAGCCGCTTTGAGGAGAACAG cagcacagagaccaAGAGAGACGGCTCGCCGCTCAAACAGATCAGCAAGTCGTCCAACTGCAGCCCAGCTCACCGCGCCTaccagaggcagacagagaccAGCGGGACTCAGGAGAACCACTCCTCCACGCCAACGTCGCCGCAGGATGCCCACAAACCGGCGGCCAACGGGGTGGTAGCTCAGATGgagcaggacaaggacaaggaCAAGGACAAGGACAAGGACAAGGAGGACAAACAGGAGAGGAGCAATGAAAGTGTGAGGATAGAGACTGCCGGGCTGGTGAACGGAGATATGGGGTGCGAGAGCACAGAACAGAGTGATGATCAGTcacctccacacacagacaggactgAGACAGAAAGCCACACTGAGAACGAGGACAGTGGGACTAAAATAGAAAGTGAGCATGGGAATGAAGAAGGGAGCACCGACCAGAAG GAGACAAATGAACAGAAGCTGTTTAAGATCGCCAACGAGCTCTTGCACACGGAGAGGGCCTACGTTGCACGACTTAACCTGCTGGACCAG GTATTCTGTACTAAGCTAATGGAGGAGGCAAATAAAGGAACGTTCCCTGTGGACGTGGTGAAGAACATCTTCTCCAACATCGCCTCCATCCACACCTTTCACAGCCAGTTTCTGCTTCCGAGCCTGGAGAAACGCATGGGAGAATG GACGTCCACACCTCGCCTCGGAGACATTCTGCAGAAACTCACACCCTTCCTCAAGATGTACGCAGAGTACGTGAAGAATTTCGACAAGGCCATGGAGCTGCTGAAACAGTGGACCGATCGTTCGCCACAATTCAAGGCCATCATTCAGGAGATTCAG AGTCAAGAGGTCTGCGGCTGCCTGACGCTCCAGCATCACATGTTGGAGCCCGTGCAGAGAGTCCCTCGCTACGAGATGCTGCTTAAAGACTATTTGAAGAAGCTGCCTCAGGACGATCCTGACCGACGAGATTCAGAGA aatCATTAGAAATTATCGCCACAGCGGCTACTCACTCCAACAGTGCCATACGGAAATCT GAGAATCTAAAGAAGCTGATGGAGATTTACGAGATGCTGGGCGAGGAGGAGGACATTGTTAACCCCTCTAATGAGTTAATCAAAGAGGGACACATCCTGAAGCTGGCGGCCAGGAACACGTCGGCCATGGAGCGGTACCTCTTTCTG TTCAACAACATGCTGCTGTACTGCGTGCCCAAATTCAGTCTGGGAGGGGCAAAGTACACGGTGAGGACCCGGATCGGCATCGACAGCATGAAGGTCCTGGAAACCACCAACGAGGACTACCCTCATACCTTCCAGGTGTCAGGGAAGGAGAGGATGCTGGAGCTACAGGCCAG CTCGGAGCAGGACAAGGCAGGCTGGATTAAG GCTTTCCAGGAGACCATCGAGATCTACCAGCAGAAAAACGAGTCCTTCAAGAACGCACTGAAAGAAATGGAGCAAGTGTCG aATGCAGAGTTAGGGAAGCGTGCCCCTCGCTGGATCCGCGACAACGAAGTGACGATGTGTATGAAGTGTAAAGAGCCTTTCAACGCTCTGACGCGGCGGAGACACCACTGCAGAGCCTGCGGCTAT GTGGTGTGCTATAAATGTTCAGAAAACAAGGTGGCGCTCGAATACGACGGCAACAAGTTGAACAAAGTCTGCAGAGACTGCTTCTCCATCCTGACCGGAGAGAGGGTAGCTGAGGGCAAGAAGAAGGGCATCCTGGAG ATCGAGGCGGCTCAGTTCAGCGGCAGCAGCATCATGTGTGGCTTCCTGCAGTACTGTGAGAAGAACAAACCTTGGCAGAAGGTGTGGTGTGTCATCCCAGAGAAGGAGTGCCTGGTGCTGTATCTCTACGGAGCTCCGCAG GATGTGAAGGCCCAGTCGACTATCCCCCTCCTGGGCTACTGTGTGGATGACAGCGCCCGGCCCACAGACCCCCCTGCCAGCTTCCGCCTCTCTCAGTCCAAGTCCATCCACAATTTCGCTGCTGAAACTGAAGAGCTTAAGCAGCGCTGGCTCAAAGTCATTCGAGTGGCAGTGCTGGGAGAGATGCCAGAGTGCCCTCAGACCAACGACGGCAATGCCAACATGatggacaacaacaacacacaagaGGCGGGTAACGATAGCTCATAA
- the fgd4a gene encoding FYVE, RhoGEF and PH domain-containing protein 4a isoform X2, with the protein MKRRRKYWFWRRKGKNAKMCLLCCYEKKDKAGCFQSKTTDEACVAVKIEHSRALGSSPASKRSNSPSVQECLSRAGGGTSDRSRGGVNGRSFGSRPRLQSKPQVPPKPPHLQSPVTELTSPLGRFQKPPLKQGMEEGEGGGGGGGRAGGRGAMNREKVREKHSKVSDLISRFEENSSTETKRDGSPLKQISKSSNCSPAHRAYQRQTETSGTQENHSSTPTSPQDAHKPAANGVVAQMEQDKDKDKDKDKDKEDKQERSNESVRIETAGLVNGDMGCESTEQSDDQSPPHTDRTETESHTENEDSGTKIESEHGNEEGSTDQKETNEQKLFKIANELLHTERAYVARLNLLDQVFCTKLMEEANKGTFPVDVVKNIFSNIASIHTFHSQFLLPSLEKRMGEWTSTPRLGDILQKLTPFLKMYAEYVKNFDKAMELLKQWTDRSPQFKAIIQEIQSQEVCGCLTLQHHMLEPVQRVPRYEMLLKDYLKKLPQDDPDRRDSEKSLEIIATAATHSNSAIRKSENLKKLMEIYEMLGEEEDIVNPSNELIKEGHILKLAARNTSAMERYLFLFNNMLLYCVPKFSLGGAKYTVRTRIGIDSMKVLETTNEDYPHTFQVSGKERMLELQASSEQDKAGWIKAFQETIEIYQQKNESFKNALKEMEQVSNAELGKRAPRWIRDNEVTMCMKCKEPFNALTRRRHHCRACGYVVCYKCSENKVALEYDGNKLNKVCRDCFSILTGERVAEGKKKGILEIEAAQFSGSSIMCGFLQYCEKNKPWQKVWCVIPEKECLVLYLYGAPQDVKAQSTIPLLGYCVDDSARPTDPPASFRLSQSKSIHNFAAETEELKQRWLKVIRVAVLGEMPECPQTNDGNANMMDNNNTQEAGNDSS; encoded by the exons CTCTAGGCAGTAGCCCGGCGAGCAAACGCAGCAACTCACCTAGCGTGCAGGAGTGTCTGAGTCGGGCGGGCGGCGGGACATCTGACAGGAGCAGGGGAGGGGTCAATGGAAGAAGCTTTGGCAGCAGGCCGCGGCTGCAGTCTAAACCACAAG TGCCTCCAAAGCCACCGCACCTCCAGAGCCCGGTGACGGAGCTCACGTCCCCACTGGGCCGCTTCCAGAAACCACCACTAAAGCAGGGcatggaggagggagaaggaggaggaggaggaggtgggagagCAGGGGGAAGAGGGGCTATGAACCGGGAGAAAGTCAGGGAGAAACACTCCAAAGTCTCAGACCTCATCAGCCGCTTTGAGGAGAACAG cagcacagagaccaAGAGAGACGGCTCGCCGCTCAAACAGATCAGCAAGTCGTCCAACTGCAGCCCAGCTCACCGCGCCTaccagaggcagacagagaccAGCGGGACTCAGGAGAACCACTCCTCCACGCCAACGTCGCCGCAGGATGCCCACAAACCGGCGGCCAACGGGGTGGTAGCTCAGATGgagcaggacaaggacaaggaCAAGGACAAGGACAAGGACAAGGAGGACAAACAGGAGAGGAGCAATGAAAGTGTGAGGATAGAGACTGCCGGGCTGGTGAACGGAGATATGGGGTGCGAGAGCACAGAACAGAGTGATGATCAGTcacctccacacacagacaggactgAGACAGAAAGCCACACTGAGAACGAGGACAGTGGGACTAAAATAGAAAGTGAGCATGGGAATGAAGAAGGGAGCACCGACCAGAAG GAGACAAATGAACAGAAGCTGTTTAAGATCGCCAACGAGCTCTTGCACACGGAGAGGGCCTACGTTGCACGACTTAACCTGCTGGACCAG GTATTCTGTACTAAGCTAATGGAGGAGGCAAATAAAGGAACGTTCCCTGTGGACGTGGTGAAGAACATCTTCTCCAACATCGCCTCCATCCACACCTTTCACAGCCAGTTTCTGCTTCCGAGCCTGGAGAAACGCATGGGAGAATG GACGTCCACACCTCGCCTCGGAGACATTCTGCAGAAACTCACACCCTTCCTCAAGATGTACGCAGAGTACGTGAAGAATTTCGACAAGGCCATGGAGCTGCTGAAACAGTGGACCGATCGTTCGCCACAATTCAAGGCCATCATTCAGGAGATTCAG AGTCAAGAGGTCTGCGGCTGCCTGACGCTCCAGCATCACATGTTGGAGCCCGTGCAGAGAGTCCCTCGCTACGAGATGCTGCTTAAAGACTATTTGAAGAAGCTGCCTCAGGACGATCCTGACCGACGAGATTCAGAGA aatCATTAGAAATTATCGCCACAGCGGCTACTCACTCCAACAGTGCCATACGGAAATCT GAGAATCTAAAGAAGCTGATGGAGATTTACGAGATGCTGGGCGAGGAGGAGGACATTGTTAACCCCTCTAATGAGTTAATCAAAGAGGGACACATCCTGAAGCTGGCGGCCAGGAACACGTCGGCCATGGAGCGGTACCTCTTTCTG TTCAACAACATGCTGCTGTACTGCGTGCCCAAATTCAGTCTGGGAGGGGCAAAGTACACGGTGAGGACCCGGATCGGCATCGACAGCATGAAGGTCCTGGAAACCACCAACGAGGACTACCCTCATACCTTCCAGGTGTCAGGGAAGGAGAGGATGCTGGAGCTACAGGCCAG CTCGGAGCAGGACAAGGCAGGCTGGATTAAG GCTTTCCAGGAGACCATCGAGATCTACCAGCAGAAAAACGAGTCCTTCAAGAACGCACTGAAAGAAATGGAGCAAGTGTCG aATGCAGAGTTAGGGAAGCGTGCCCCTCGCTGGATCCGCGACAACGAAGTGACGATGTGTATGAAGTGTAAAGAGCCTTTCAACGCTCTGACGCGGCGGAGACACCACTGCAGAGCCTGCGGCTAT GTGGTGTGCTATAAATGTTCAGAAAACAAGGTGGCGCTCGAATACGACGGCAACAAGTTGAACAAAGTCTGCAGAGACTGCTTCTCCATCCTGACCGGAGAGAGGGTAGCTGAGGGCAAGAAGAAGGGCATCCTGGAG ATCGAGGCGGCTCAGTTCAGCGGCAGCAGCATCATGTGTGGCTTCCTGCAGTACTGTGAGAAGAACAAACCTTGGCAGAAGGTGTGGTGTGTCATCCCAGAGAAGGAGTGCCTGGTGCTGTATCTCTACGGAGCTCCGCAG GATGTGAAGGCCCAGTCGACTATCCCCCTCCTGGGCTACTGTGTGGATGACAGCGCCCGGCCCACAGACCCCCCTGCCAGCTTCCGCCTCTCTCAGTCCAAGTCCATCCACAATTTCGCTGCTGAAACTGAAGAGCTTAAGCAGCGCTGGCTCAAAGTCATTCGAGTGGCAGTGCTGGGAGAGATGCCAGAGTGCCCTCAGACCAACGACGGCAATGCCAACATGatggacaacaacaacacacaagaGGCGGGTAACGATAGCTCATAA
- the fgd4a gene encoding FYVE, RhoGEF and PH domain-containing protein 4a isoform X1 has translation MKRRRKYWFWRRKGKNAKMCLLCCYEKKDKAGCFQSKTTDEACVAVKIEHSRALGSSPASKRSNSPSVQECLSRAGGGTSDRSRGGVNGRSFGSRPRLQSKPQVPPKPPHLQSPVTELTSPLGRFQKPPLKQGMEEGEGGGGGGGRAGGRGAMNREKVREKHSKVSDLISRFEENSSSTETKRDGSPLKQISKSSNCSPAHRAYQRQTETSGTQENHSSTPTSPQDAHKPAANGVVAQMEQDKDKDKDKDKDKEDKQERSNESVRIETAGLVNGDMGCESTEQSDDQSPPHTDRTETESHTENEDSGTKIESEHGNEEGSTDQKETNEQKLFKIANELLHTERAYVARLNLLDQVFCTKLMEEANKGTFPVDVVKNIFSNIASIHTFHSQFLLPSLEKRMGEWTSTPRLGDILQKLTPFLKMYAEYVKNFDKAMELLKQWTDRSPQFKAIIQEIQSQEVCGCLTLQHHMLEPVQRVPRYEMLLKDYLKKLPQDDPDRRDSEKSLEIIATAATHSNSAIRKSENLKKLMEIYEMLGEEEDIVNPSNELIKEGHILKLAARNTSAMERYLFLFNNMLLYCVPKFSLGGAKYTVRTRIGIDSMKVLETTNEDYPHTFQVSGKERMLELQASSEQDKAGWIKAFQETIEIYQQKNESFKNALKEMEQVSNAELGKRAPRWIRDNEVTMCMKCKEPFNALTRRRHHCRACGYVVCYKCSENKVALEYDGNKLNKVCRDCFSILTGERVAEGKKKGILEIEAAQFSGSSIMCGFLQYCEKNKPWQKVWCVIPEKECLVLYLYGAPQDVKAQSTIPLLGYCVDDSARPTDPPASFRLSQSKSIHNFAAETEELKQRWLKVIRVAVLGEMPECPQTNDGNANMMDNNNTQEAGNDSS, from the exons CTCTAGGCAGTAGCCCGGCGAGCAAACGCAGCAACTCACCTAGCGTGCAGGAGTGTCTGAGTCGGGCGGGCGGCGGGACATCTGACAGGAGCAGGGGAGGGGTCAATGGAAGAAGCTTTGGCAGCAGGCCGCGGCTGCAGTCTAAACCACAAG TGCCTCCAAAGCCACCGCACCTCCAGAGCCCGGTGACGGAGCTCACGTCCCCACTGGGCCGCTTCCAGAAACCACCACTAAAGCAGGGcatggaggagggagaaggaggaggaggaggaggtgggagagCAGGGGGAAGAGGGGCTATGAACCGGGAGAAAGTCAGGGAGAAACACTCCAAAGTCTCAGACCTCATCAGCCGCTTTGAGGAGAACAG cagcagcacagagaccaAGAGAGACGGCTCGCCGCTCAAACAGATCAGCAAGTCGTCCAACTGCAGCCCAGCTCACCGCGCCTaccagaggcagacagagaccAGCGGGACTCAGGAGAACCACTCCTCCACGCCAACGTCGCCGCAGGATGCCCACAAACCGGCGGCCAACGGGGTGGTAGCTCAGATGgagcaggacaaggacaaggaCAAGGACAAGGACAAGGACAAGGAGGACAAACAGGAGAGGAGCAATGAAAGTGTGAGGATAGAGACTGCCGGGCTGGTGAACGGAGATATGGGGTGCGAGAGCACAGAACAGAGTGATGATCAGTcacctccacacacagacaggactgAGACAGAAAGCCACACTGAGAACGAGGACAGTGGGACTAAAATAGAAAGTGAGCATGGGAATGAAGAAGGGAGCACCGACCAGAAG GAGACAAATGAACAGAAGCTGTTTAAGATCGCCAACGAGCTCTTGCACACGGAGAGGGCCTACGTTGCACGACTTAACCTGCTGGACCAG GTATTCTGTACTAAGCTAATGGAGGAGGCAAATAAAGGAACGTTCCCTGTGGACGTGGTGAAGAACATCTTCTCCAACATCGCCTCCATCCACACCTTTCACAGCCAGTTTCTGCTTCCGAGCCTGGAGAAACGCATGGGAGAATG GACGTCCACACCTCGCCTCGGAGACATTCTGCAGAAACTCACACCCTTCCTCAAGATGTACGCAGAGTACGTGAAGAATTTCGACAAGGCCATGGAGCTGCTGAAACAGTGGACCGATCGTTCGCCACAATTCAAGGCCATCATTCAGGAGATTCAG AGTCAAGAGGTCTGCGGCTGCCTGACGCTCCAGCATCACATGTTGGAGCCCGTGCAGAGAGTCCCTCGCTACGAGATGCTGCTTAAAGACTATTTGAAGAAGCTGCCTCAGGACGATCCTGACCGACGAGATTCAGAGA aatCATTAGAAATTATCGCCACAGCGGCTACTCACTCCAACAGTGCCATACGGAAATCT GAGAATCTAAAGAAGCTGATGGAGATTTACGAGATGCTGGGCGAGGAGGAGGACATTGTTAACCCCTCTAATGAGTTAATCAAAGAGGGACACATCCTGAAGCTGGCGGCCAGGAACACGTCGGCCATGGAGCGGTACCTCTTTCTG TTCAACAACATGCTGCTGTACTGCGTGCCCAAATTCAGTCTGGGAGGGGCAAAGTACACGGTGAGGACCCGGATCGGCATCGACAGCATGAAGGTCCTGGAAACCACCAACGAGGACTACCCTCATACCTTCCAGGTGTCAGGGAAGGAGAGGATGCTGGAGCTACAGGCCAG CTCGGAGCAGGACAAGGCAGGCTGGATTAAG GCTTTCCAGGAGACCATCGAGATCTACCAGCAGAAAAACGAGTCCTTCAAGAACGCACTGAAAGAAATGGAGCAAGTGTCG aATGCAGAGTTAGGGAAGCGTGCCCCTCGCTGGATCCGCGACAACGAAGTGACGATGTGTATGAAGTGTAAAGAGCCTTTCAACGCTCTGACGCGGCGGAGACACCACTGCAGAGCCTGCGGCTAT GTGGTGTGCTATAAATGTTCAGAAAACAAGGTGGCGCTCGAATACGACGGCAACAAGTTGAACAAAGTCTGCAGAGACTGCTTCTCCATCCTGACCGGAGAGAGGGTAGCTGAGGGCAAGAAGAAGGGCATCCTGGAG ATCGAGGCGGCTCAGTTCAGCGGCAGCAGCATCATGTGTGGCTTCCTGCAGTACTGTGAGAAGAACAAACCTTGGCAGAAGGTGTGGTGTGTCATCCCAGAGAAGGAGTGCCTGGTGCTGTATCTCTACGGAGCTCCGCAG GATGTGAAGGCCCAGTCGACTATCCCCCTCCTGGGCTACTGTGTGGATGACAGCGCCCGGCCCACAGACCCCCCTGCCAGCTTCCGCCTCTCTCAGTCCAAGTCCATCCACAATTTCGCTGCTGAAACTGAAGAGCTTAAGCAGCGCTGGCTCAAAGTCATTCGAGTGGCAGTGCTGGGAGAGATGCCAGAGTGCCCTCAGACCAACGACGGCAATGCCAACATGatggacaacaacaacacacaagaGGCGGGTAACGATAGCTCATAA